The following DNA comes from Denticeps clupeoides chromosome 14, fDenClu1.1, whole genome shotgun sequence.
ATGCAGAACAACATGCAGAATCGCCCGCAGGGGCACCCCCTGGGTCAAAAACACCAAACAACAAAAGCAATCATTAAGCTTATAGTCACTCTTTGCACATTTGcgcataaaaatgtaaaatagttttttttttttgttttttttttaaataaattaacctCCTGTATCACTGTCTAGTCACTGGGTTTAAATTCCCACAATACAGACTCTACAGTGCCTAACTCCATATTTtctccatttttatttcctgaCCTCCATTAGAAATTGCGCTTCATCACAACCATGTGACTGAAACCCAGCTATACCGAAAAGCTGGtcaaagctgaaaaaatgaatgctaaatattttttttcttcatatttacTTAAATATATGATGTATGTTTTGAAGATCTTTCAAACTGCTATTCTAGCATTTTGTATGGCGATTATGGACTGAATTGTAAAATTCTTTCTCTGCCAGGACCAGATTCGAGTGTCCAAAAAGACGGTGGATCCTGAAAAGCCCCAGCTGGGCCTCATCGACCGCTGGTATCACACGGGCTGTTTTGTTAGTCGTCGCGAGGAGCTGGCCTTTAGGGCCGAGTACAACGCTGCCCAGCTCAAAGGCTTTGCTGCCCTGCGGGCTGAAGACAAAGAGGAGCTAAAGAAGAGGCTGCCTGCTGTTAAGTCAGAGGGGTGAGTAGGGCGAGGGGAAAGCAAACTATACAGTAGTTGATCTTTCATGATCTTTGGATGGCCCTCAAGCCCCTTCCGCAAAGGAAGATCGCCTTGAAGGTGTCTCTGAAGGCCTTCATCTTATAGGCGTAAAGGAAGGGGTTGACGGCCGAGTTGGCGTGGGACAGGATGATTGCCGTGGACAGCAGGGGCATTGGGACGGGGCAGGTGGCGcacagcagcaggaagcagTTTATGATGTGCAGGGGCATCCAGCAAACGGTGAAAAGGAAGAGGACCAGGAAGAGCGAGGTGGCCGTCCTCATTTCCTGCTTCATTTGGGCAGCCCGGGCCACCGCTCCTTCCTTGGCGTTTGGCCCGGCGCCCCCGTCCGCCCCGATGCCCCGGCGCTCTGACGCGATCCTCCTCATCTGCCTCTTGACCGTGATGAAAATCTGGGCGTAGATGAGGAACATCACCAGCAGTGGTGCCAGCACACAGGCAAAGAAGTTGAAGTAGACCATGTAGCTCATCTGCACCACGTCCACGAAGAGGCAGTAGCCCGCAGGCTGTAGGGCTTTGTGCCAGCCCATGAGGGGCACTAGGCCAATGAGGAAGGCCAGAAGCCAGGTGACGAGGATGACCAGGATGGCGTTGCGTGGGGTCACCAGGGTGTGGTAGCGGAGGGGCATTAGGATAGCCACGTACCTCTCCAAGGCCACTGCCAACAGGCTGAAGATGGAGCTCTGGGTCAGCATGATCAGAACTGACAGCATGAAAAGGCAGAGGTACAGGTTGTCCCGGGGGATGCCAAAGTTGGTCAAGATGGCGCACGGGATGGCCACGGCCCCCACGCAGATGTCCGCCACCGCCAGGGACACCAGGAAGTAGTTTGTGACCGTGCGCAGCTTGCGGTTGAGGCCGACGGCCACGCACACCAGGAGGTTGCCTGCGGTGGAGAGCGCGGCAATGGCCAGCTCGGCCACCGTGTAGGGCGTGTTCAGGGTGCTGGACTGGTCCGAGGCAGCGGCAGCTGTGCTGGTTAGATTGTCCACAGCACGTAAGGAGGCGGCGACCCAGACGGGGGTGAGGTCACCAGGCTCGGGTGGAGTGGTGAATACAGTGGTGGCATCCATACTCTGCAGATTCTCTCTTTGGAAATATAAAGGAAAAATTAAATTGTCGACCTAAAAACAAGAATACTTTAgtattgtggggaaaaaaaaacaataagtgAGATGCCATCAAAtacaatgttttgtttttgcttttaattgaaaaaagggtggtagtagcctagtgagtaacacactcacctgttaaccagaagacccaggttcaaatcccacttactaccattgtgtccttgagcaagacacttaaccctcagttgctccagggggactgtccctgtaactactgattgtaagtcgctatggataagggcgtctgataaatgctgtaaatgtaaaaaggttttGGTATGTAgagtaatgtgtgtttttatatcatttcctatatgaaaatattataatagATAAAGGTTTTGAATAAGTTAATCAAAGTTAAAGGTTTCATCATAAATTAATCATTCAGCCTCAACCAAATATTGACTGGAATGAAAGATGATAGTTGGACTCAAGTTATGTCATTTTCTCTTGACTAATTATTAGCTATCAGTCACTAGAGTGACTGATAATAAATAACCACAAGTTCGTCTTAATATTCACTAGTCTATTCACAATGCAATGCTTCATTATTCCTTTGAATTAATATATTTGGAGCACATTTACTTACCGAATGTTTGAAGACCTGCAGAGGCGGGTTTGCATCAGTTCCGGATTTTTCACCACTTCAATGAAAGCCGTGTGCTGCCATTTCAAGTCATGCTCTGGGTTGAAAATGATTGCGCCAGAACAAGACCAGTTCATTTTATATGGCTGGAAAAATGCGTTTGTTTTGTCACTTCAGTCCTGAGAGTGTCTTGTTTTTACACCCGTGTGTCTGCCAACATGCTTTGTCCACCGTCTCTTCAGTGTGTGCAGAGGGTGACTGGGGGGGGCCACAGGTCCCATCAGTGTCACTTCTAGGGAGTGGTTGATTTTAATTTTGTCCTCATTAACGCGCCTTGGGAGCAAACAGTG
Coding sequences within:
- the adorb1a gene encoding adenosine A2c receptor, yielding MQTRLCRSSNIRENLQSMDATTVFTTPPEPGDLTPVWVAASLRAVDNLTSTAAAASDQSSTLNTPYTVAELAIAALSTAGNLLVCVAVGLNRKLRTVTNYFLVSLAVADICVGAVAIPCAILTNFGIPRDNLYLCLFMLSVLIMLTQSSIFSLLAVALERYVAILMPLRYHTLVTPRNAILVILVTWLLAFLIGLVPLMGWHKALQPAGYCLFVDVVQMSYMVYFNFFACVLAPLLVMFLIYAQIFITVKRQMRRIASERRGIGADGGAGPNAKEGAVARAAQMKQEMRTATSLFLVLFLFTVCWMPLHIINCFLLLCATCPVPMPLLSTAIILSHANSAVNPFLYAYKMKAFRDTFKAIFLCGRGLRAIQRS